In a genomic window of Streptomyces katrae:
- a CDS encoding PspC domain-containing protein, with the protein MTDVHDAPPGGASGRSPGEEPGAPAPADRPPLRRSKRDKVLAGVCGGLGRYFDLDPVMFRIVLGVLAVTGGVGLVFYGFAWLLLPLEGEEDSEGRKLLTGRVEGSTLAAVFSALVGCALFLSMLDNGVMGAFSVLVILALGGAAYWSRRHRRAAAPEAEAPGTHRPAPPETQAPPVPSSPSWWRDPLVKDGTTGPVGSSGYLWGPDDGADDRPGTLPGAAPAKPEPTPAYGQGRGGIGGRIFVLALLAGGIATASVWHGSPLGHALQVGLACALAVFGLGLAVSSVKGRTGFGTILLGLVTAGLLAAATALPREVSTDWHNVDWRPAAVADVRPLYSSGTGLATLDLSRLDVPKGTTVPVRASIEAGRLKVIVPREVTAKADVSIDLGDIQLPGDRSVRIKSGGENRRATLAPTAGTEAGGTIELHLDAGVGQVEVARAAS; encoded by the coding sequence ATGACCGACGTACACGACGCCCCGCCCGGGGGCGCCTCCGGACGGAGCCCGGGGGAAGAACCCGGGGCACCGGCCCCAGCCGACCGGCCGCCGCTGCGCCGCAGCAAGCGCGACAAGGTCCTCGCAGGCGTCTGCGGCGGCCTGGGCCGGTATTTCGACCTGGACCCGGTGATGTTCCGGATCGTGCTCGGCGTGCTCGCCGTCACGGGCGGCGTCGGCCTGGTCTTCTACGGGTTCGCCTGGCTGCTGCTGCCTCTGGAGGGCGAGGAGGACAGCGAGGGCCGCAAGCTGCTGACCGGACGCGTCGAAGGGTCCACCCTGGCCGCGGTGTTCAGCGCCCTGGTGGGCTGCGCCCTGTTCCTGTCGATGCTCGACAACGGGGTGATGGGCGCCTTCTCCGTCCTGGTCATCCTGGCGCTCGGCGGGGCCGCGTACTGGTCCCGGCGGCACCGCCGGGCCGCCGCCCCCGAGGCGGAGGCCCCCGGGACGCACCGCCCGGCTCCGCCGGAGACCCAGGCGCCGCCCGTGCCGAGCAGCCCGTCGTGGTGGCGCGATCCGCTGGTGAAGGACGGCACCACCGGGCCGGTCGGCTCCTCCGGCTACCTGTGGGGCCCCGACGACGGCGCCGACGACCGCCCGGGCACGCTGCCCGGGGCGGCCCCGGCGAAGCCGGAGCCGACGCCCGCGTACGGGCAGGGGCGCGGCGGGATCGGCGGCCGGATCTTCGTCCTGGCCCTGCTGGCCGGCGGGATCGCCACCGCCTCCGTCTGGCACGGCAGCCCGCTGGGGCACGCCCTCCAGGTCGGCCTGGCCTGTGCGCTGGCCGTCTTCGGGCTGGGCCTGGCGGTGAGCTCCGTCAAGGGCCGCACCGGCTTCGGCACGATCCTGCTGGGCCTGGTCACGGCCGGGCTCCTCGCGGCGGCCACCGCCCTGCCGCGCGAGGTGAGCACCGACTGGCACAACGTCGACTGGCGTCCGGCGGCGGTGGCCGACGTCCGGCCCCTGTACTCCTCCGGGACGGGGCTGGCCACGCTCGACCTGAGCCGCCTGGACGTGCCGAAGGGCACGACCGTGCCGGTCCGCGCCTCCATCGAGGCGGGCCGGCTGAAGGTGATCGTCCCCCGGGAGGTCACCGCGAAGGCCGACGTCTCCATCGACCTGGGCGACATCCAGCTGCCCGGGGACCGCTCCGTGCGGATCAAGAGCGGCGGCGAGAACCGGCGGGCGACCCTGGCCCCCACCGCGGGCACCGAGGCCGGCGGGACGATCGAG
- a CDS encoding ATP-binding protein, translated as MPAAAAARTPHAPDPDDVPQRRLYRSADGRMLGGVARGLAGHLGLPVLWVRLAFLAMFMWGDGLGVLLYAAFWVFVPLGVGGSTGHHSFFETLADGSRRLRKPDKGAVSGLIALAVGAGIFISQLRVGGANGRYVWPTLLVGAGVVLVWRQADNARRAGWNSAADRQKRLLQAARALAGVVLVGVGLTVFIVVRGSAAQLGNLLTAVLAVLVGIALLAGPWLIRMTQDLSEERLMRIRAQERAEVAAHVHDSVLHTLTLIQRNAEDVGEVRRLARAQERELRNWLYKPEGTGKDEAEEPATLAEAVKKAAAEVEDHHGVPIEVVVVGDCPLDEKLGAQMQAAREAMVNAAKYGGEGGPVQVYAEVEGRTVFVSVRDRGPGFDIDAVPGDRMGVRESIIGRMQRNGGTARLRSAPDGGTEVELEMERVANAA; from the coding sequence ATGCCCGCAGCAGCAGCCGCCCGTACCCCGCACGCCCCCGACCCCGACGACGTCCCGCAGCGCAGGCTCTACCGCAGCGCCGACGGACGGATGCTCGGCGGAGTCGCGCGCGGCCTCGCCGGGCACCTCGGGCTGCCCGTCCTGTGGGTCCGGCTCGCCTTCCTCGCCATGTTCATGTGGGGGGACGGGCTGGGGGTGCTGCTGTACGCCGCCTTCTGGGTCTTCGTCCCGCTCGGCGTCGGCGGCAGCACCGGGCACCACTCCTTCTTCGAGACCCTCGCCGACGGCAGCCGGCGCCTGCGCAAGCCCGACAAGGGGGCGGTGTCCGGGCTGATCGCCCTGGCCGTCGGCGCGGGCATCTTCATCTCCCAGCTCCGCGTCGGCGGCGCCAACGGCCGCTACGTCTGGCCCACCCTGCTCGTCGGGGCCGGCGTCGTCCTCGTCTGGCGGCAGGCCGACAACGCCCGCCGGGCCGGCTGGAACTCCGCCGCGGACCGCCAGAAGCGGCTCCTCCAGGCCGCCCGGGCGCTCGCCGGGGTGGTGCTCGTCGGCGTGGGCCTGACCGTCTTCATCGTCGTACGGGGCTCCGCCGCCCAGCTCGGCAACCTCCTCACCGCCGTCCTCGCCGTCCTCGTCGGCATCGCCCTGCTCGCCGGACCCTGGCTGATCCGGATGACCCAGGACCTCTCCGAGGAGCGTCTGATGCGCATCCGCGCCCAGGAGCGCGCCGAGGTCGCCGCCCACGTCCACGACTCCGTCCTGCACACGCTCACCCTGATCCAGCGCAACGCCGAGGACGTCGGCGAGGTCCGCCGCCTCGCCCGCGCCCAGGAGCGGGAGCTGCGCAACTGGCTGTACAAGCCGGAGGGCACCGGCAAGGACGAGGCCGAGGAGCCGGCCACCCTCGCCGAGGCCGTGAAGAAGGCCGCCGCCGAGGTCGAGGACCACCACGGCGTCCCGATCGAGGTGGTCGTCGTCGGAGACTGCCCACTGGACGAGAAGCTGGGCGCGCAGATGCAGGCCGCGCGCGAGGCGATGGTCAACGCCGCCAAGTACGGTGGCGAGGGCGGGCCCGTCCAGGTGTACGCGGAGGTCGAGGGGCGCACGGTGTTCGTGTCCGTACGGGACCGGGGGCCGGGCTTCGACATCGACGCGGTACCCGGCGACCGCATGGGCGTACGAGAATCGATCATCGGCCGGATGCAGCGCAACGGCGGGACCGCCCGGCTGCGGTCCGCGCCCGACGGCGGCACGGAAGTCGAACTGGAGATGGAGAGGGTGGCGAACGCGGCATGA
- a CDS encoding LuxR C-terminal-related transcriptional regulator — MTEGSAVNDGSRRVRVVLVDDHRMFRTGVQAEIGETSRTGVEVVGEAADVDQAVTVITATRPEVVLLDVHLPGGGGVEVLRRCAPLMAAAENPVRFLALSVSDAAEDVIGVIRGGARGYVTKTITGTDLVDSVFRVQDGDAVFSPRLAGFVLDAFASTDAPPVDEDLDRLTQREREVLRLIARGYAYKEIAKQLFISVKTVESHVSAVLRKLQLSNRHELTRWATARRLV; from the coding sequence ATGACCGAGGGCAGCGCTGTGAACGACGGGTCCAGGAGGGTCCGGGTGGTGCTCGTCGACGACCACCGCATGTTCCGCACCGGCGTACAGGCCGAGATCGGGGAGACGTCCCGCACCGGCGTCGAGGTCGTCGGGGAGGCCGCCGACGTGGACCAGGCCGTCACCGTCATCACCGCCACCCGCCCCGAGGTGGTCCTCCTCGACGTGCACCTGCCCGGCGGCGGCGGCGTCGAGGTGCTGCGGCGCTGCGCCCCGCTGATGGCGGCCGCCGAGAACCCGGTGCGCTTCCTGGCCCTGTCGGTGTCGGACGCCGCCGAGGACGTCATCGGGGTCATCCGGGGCGGCGCGCGCGGCTACGTCACCAAGACCATCACCGGCACCGACCTGGTGGACTCCGTCTTCCGGGTCCAGGACGGGGACGCGGTGTTCTCGCCGCGGCTGGCCGGCTTCGTCCTCGACGCCTTCGCCTCCACGGACGCGCCGCCGGTCGACGAGGACCTGGACCGGCTCACCCAGCGGGAGCGCGAGGTGCTGCGGCTGATCGCGCGCGGGTACGCGTACAAGGAGATCGCCAAGCAGCTGTTCATCTCGGTGAAGACGGTCGAGTCGCACGTCTCGGCCGTGCTGAGGAAGCTCCAGCTCTCCAACCGGCACGAGCTGACCCGCTGGGCCACCGCGCGCCGCCTGGTCTGA
- a CDS encoding alpha/beta hydrolase: protein MSLTGTPLFATVIGLTLIAVVLPLTVWSKVRGPAAARLAVRGLMVVFAQVTAVALVFVAVNRDMNFYASWGDLMGTGSYVQSAPDLGADGMGGKKAEQVRQEPKVRQDFQPVDGLGGRVRKTELDGKISGVKGDVMVWLPPQYDDPAYKDRKFPVVELIPGIPGTGKSWFQGLKAHEVLEPLMKEGKVQPFILVSPRAMLLGNADTGCANLPGKVNADSWFSVDVRKMVTDNFRVSDDPRTWGVAGYSAGAYCAAKLAILHPDRYGAAVSLSGYNDPGQEPTSLVAKDPELRRTHNLKELLKAQPAPPAVALWMSGAEQDGYLSGMDLKGLAKNPTTVHAEKVTGGHNLESWSKQLPQTFGWLSQTVKAP, encoded by the coding sequence ATGAGCCTGACGGGGACCCCTCTCTTCGCGACGGTGATCGGCCTGACGCTGATCGCCGTCGTCCTGCCGCTGACCGTGTGGAGCAAGGTGCGCGGCCCCGCCGCCGCACGCCTGGCGGTCCGCGGGCTGATGGTGGTGTTCGCGCAGGTCACCGCCGTCGCCCTGGTGTTCGTCGCGGTCAACCGGGACATGAACTTCTACGCCTCCTGGGGCGACCTGATGGGCACCGGCAGCTACGTCCAGTCCGCCCCCGACCTCGGCGCCGACGGCATGGGCGGCAAGAAGGCCGAGCAGGTCCGGCAGGAGCCGAAGGTCCGCCAGGACTTCCAGCCCGTCGACGGGCTCGGCGGACGCGTGAGGAAGACCGAGCTCGACGGGAAGATCTCCGGGGTCAAGGGCGACGTCATGGTGTGGCTGCCGCCGCAGTACGACGACCCCGCCTACAAGGACAGGAAGTTCCCGGTCGTCGAGCTGATCCCCGGCATACCGGGCACCGGCAAGTCCTGGTTCCAGGGGCTCAAGGCGCACGAGGTGCTGGAGCCGCTGATGAAGGAGGGCAAGGTCCAGCCGTTCATCCTGGTCTCCCCGCGCGCCATGCTGCTGGGCAACGCCGACACCGGCTGTGCCAACCTCCCCGGCAAGGTCAACGCCGACAGCTGGTTCAGCGTCGACGTCCGCAAGATGGTCACCGACAACTTCCGCGTCTCCGACGACCCCCGCACCTGGGGCGTGGCCGGCTACTCGGCGGGCGCCTACTGCGCGGCCAAGCTGGCCATCCTGCACCCCGACCGGTACGGCGCGGCCGTCTCGCTGTCCGGCTACAACGACCCGGGCCAGGAGCCCACCTCGCTGGTCGCCAAGGACCCCGAGCTGCGCCGCACCCACAACCTCAAGGAACTGCTGAAGGCCCAGCCCGCGCCGCCGGCGGTGGCGCTGTGGATGTCGGGGGCGGAGCAGGACGGCTACCTGTCGGGGATGGACCTCAAGGGGCTCGCCAAGAACCCGACCACCGTGCACGCGGAGAAGGTCACCGGCGGCCACAACCTGGAGTCCTGGTCCAAGCAGCTGCCGCAGACCTTCGGCTGGCTCAGCCAGACCGTCAAGGCGCCGTAA